Proteins encoded within one genomic window of Hahella chejuensis KCTC 2396:
- a CDS encoding EAL domain-containing protein — protein MTTILQANGFEDCATIEDLSEFTVLIVDDSPLNLDVAVACLESRGYRTLSAENGVQALQIAMEHQPSLILLDVMMPEMNGFETCRKLKKLSGCDDIPVIFMTALSDVKSKKAGFDAGGVDYVTKPFQVEELAARVHTHIALKVAYRHLKDSELRYRKLVETTPDAILVEGEEGIVFLNSAAVKMLKADNPDKLLGGALLDFVLDDQKEYAAMQLKQACSVDRSAGPPEVMLLQQLTGGRVEVEVNCIPISYHRSPCHMFVLRDITERRRQEAAIEFQATHDALTGLPNRSLFLDRVTQSINHARRNESRLALIFIDLDKFKLINDTLGHNAGDDLLRIMSKRLQECTRNCDTLARFGGDEFVLLVDNLESEADLTHLAARLISSVSAPVLLLGQSHSITCSLGISSFPEDGDNVEVLMRHADIAMYRAKESGRNSYQFFTHQMQDRLNERLKLESSLKQALENDEFVLHYQPQVDLSTGKIIGLEALIRWQSPTLGLVPPGDFIPAAEEGRLISAIGEWVIFAVCKRLQSWRRQGLKIVPVAINISALQFMEQKTEELVKQALNEYMVEPKYLELELTESLSMLDPVTSISLMQRLKDIGVSLSIDDFGTGYSNLSYLKRFPVNKLKIDKSFVSGLTNNPDDYSIVKAIIRMSQSLGLKTIAEGAETAGQIALLAAENCDAIQGFYFSRPLPEAEICAMLKERPRLDISEFGRNKDRGAVLVVDDDVNILRSIKRILRDEAYEVLVASNTEDAYEVLARREVAVIVSDLQMPGESGVQFFSKIKTMHPRSLRILLTGHGSSESLEGAINQGEIYRYISKPWDNAHLLETLGAAFKQYEKGV, from the coding sequence ATGACGACTATCTTGCAAGCTAATGGATTCGAGGATTGCGCCACGATTGAGGATCTCTCTGAGTTTACAGTCTTAATTGTGGACGACTCGCCTCTCAATCTGGATGTGGCGGTGGCTTGTCTGGAAAGCCGGGGCTACCGCACTCTGTCCGCCGAAAATGGCGTGCAGGCCCTGCAAATCGCTATGGAACACCAGCCCTCCCTCATTCTTCTTGACGTCATGATGCCGGAAATGAATGGGTTCGAAACCTGCCGCAAGCTGAAGAAACTGAGTGGGTGCGACGATATTCCAGTAATTTTCATGACCGCGCTCAGCGATGTTAAAAGCAAGAAGGCGGGCTTCGACGCCGGCGGTGTGGATTACGTCACCAAACCCTTCCAGGTGGAGGAGCTGGCGGCGCGGGTGCATACTCATATCGCACTGAAAGTCGCCTACCGGCATCTGAAGGACAGTGAGCTGCGTTACCGCAAGTTGGTGGAGACCACGCCGGACGCCATCCTCGTGGAGGGGGAAGAAGGCATCGTGTTTCTGAATTCCGCGGCGGTGAAAATGCTGAAGGCGGATAACCCGGATAAGCTGCTGGGCGGCGCGTTACTGGATTTCGTCTTGGACGATCAGAAAGAATACGCGGCGATGCAATTAAAACAGGCTTGCTCGGTGGACAGGAGCGCCGGCCCGCCGGAAGTCATGCTGCTGCAGCAGCTGACCGGGGGGCGTGTGGAAGTGGAGGTCAACTGCATTCCCATATCCTATCATCGTTCGCCTTGCCACATGTTTGTGTTGCGTGACATCACTGAACGTCGACGTCAGGAGGCGGCGATTGAGTTTCAGGCTACTCATGACGCGTTGACCGGCCTGCCAAACCGTAGCCTGTTTCTGGATAGGGTGACGCAATCGATTAATCACGCGCGACGTAATGAGTCCAGATTGGCGCTGATTTTCATCGACCTGGATAAGTTCAAGCTGATCAATGACACGCTGGGACATAACGCCGGGGATGATCTGCTAAGGATCATGTCGAAACGTTTGCAGGAATGCACCCGCAACTGCGACACCCTGGCCAGGTTCGGCGGCGACGAGTTCGTTTTACTGGTGGACAATCTGGAAAGTGAAGCGGACCTGACGCATCTGGCGGCGCGCCTGATCAGCTCCGTCAGCGCGCCGGTGTTATTGCTGGGACAGAGCCATTCCATTACCTGCAGTCTGGGCATCAGCAGCTTTCCGGAAGACGGCGACAACGTGGAAGTGCTGATGCGTCATGCGGATATCGCCATGTATCGGGCCAAGGAGTCCGGGCGTAATTCCTATCAGTTTTTCACTCACCAGATGCAGGATCGCCTCAACGAGCGTCTGAAGCTGGAAAGCAGCTTGAAACAGGCGCTGGAGAACGACGAATTTGTATTGCATTACCAACCTCAAGTGGATCTGAGCACCGGCAAGATTATTGGGCTTGAAGCCTTGATACGCTGGCAGTCGCCAACCCTGGGACTGGTGCCGCCGGGAGATTTTATTCCCGCTGCGGAAGAGGGGCGTTTGATCTCCGCCATTGGCGAGTGGGTCATCTTCGCCGTCTGTAAACGCCTGCAAAGCTGGCGGCGGCAGGGGTTGAAGATCGTGCCGGTGGCTATCAACATTTCCGCCTTGCAGTTCATGGAGCAGAAAACGGAAGAACTGGTGAAGCAGGCTTTGAATGAATACATGGTGGAGCCGAAGTATCTGGAGCTGGAGCTGACGGAGTCTCTCTCCATGCTGGACCCGGTCACATCCATCTCTCTTATGCAGCGGCTCAAGGATATCGGCGTTTCTTTGTCCATTGACGACTTCGGCACCGGATATTCCAACCTCAGCTATCTCAAGCGTTTTCCGGTTAATAAACTCAAAATAGATAAATCCTTTGTGTCAGGCCTGACTAATAACCCGGACGATTACTCCATCGTCAAAGCCATTATCCGCATGTCCCAGAGTCTGGGGTTGAAGACCATTGCGGAAGGCGCGGAGACGGCGGGTCAGATAGCGCTGTTGGCGGCGGAAAACTGCGATGCGATACAGGGCTTCTACTTCAGCCGTCCGCTGCCGGAGGCGGAGATTTGCGCCATGCTCAAGGAGCGCCCGCGCCTGGACATCAGCGAATTCGGTCGAAACAAGGACAGAGGCGCGGTGCTGGTAGTGGACGATGACGTTAACATTCTGCGCAGCATTAAGCGCATCCTTCGAGATGAGGCATACGAAGTACTGGTGGCCAGTAATACGGAAGACGCCTATGAAGTGCTGGCGCGGCGCGAAGTGGCGGTGATCGTGTCAGATTTGCAGATGCCAGGAGAAAGCGGCGTACAGTTTTTCTCGAAAATCAAAACCATGCATCCGCGCTCGCTGCGGATACTGCTCACCGGCCATGGCTCCTCTGAAAGCCTGGAAGGCGCGATCAACCAGGGCGAAATCTATCGCTATATCTCCAAACCCTGGGACAATGCGCACTTGCTGGAAACGCTGGGGGCGGCGTTCAAGCAATACGAGAAGGGCGTTTAG